A single Rhopalosiphum padi isolate XX-2018 chromosome 4, ASM2088224v1, whole genome shotgun sequence DNA region contains:
- the LOC132930925 gene encoding cyclin-dependent kinase 5 activator 1, translating into MGTVLSISPKDRKSVYPAMASSASAAEFTLSSFTYEQLTKRRHADVMAGRSISMMLPANININSLNNNIINNNNNNNNNHSHHHHNNSENNCKTATTGCEPQQQQRGTLEKSMKKHSALINALSWKRFSTSQNKKKLDNGGTTGGGGGVKSKQLLAGRQPLVDTNANVDCVGRSNGVRRSATTTGLDVANNNSSGGCADKLVPRATLVPSHTCHNLVPRKTIIQASTSELLKCLGIYLHHKCYKLNDFQAGDAVMWLRTVDRSLLIQGWQDVPFINPANVVFVYMLVRELVDERVATEPELQAVVLTCLYLAYSYMGNEISYPLKPFLVEDSRDAFWDRCLGIVRAMSSKMLRINAEPAYFTEIFSELKACGTLNAVLQSA; encoded by the exons ATGGGAACCGTGCTCAGTATCAGCCCCAAAGACCGCAAGTCCGTGTACCCGGCCATGGCTAGCAGTGCCAGCGCGGCTGAGTTCACGCTCAGCAGCTTCACGTACGAGCAACTGACGAAACGTCGGCACGCCGATGTCATGGCCGGCCGTAGCATATCCATGATGCTGCCAGCCAACATAAACATAAACTCCCTCAACAACAACATcattaacaacaacaacaacaacaacaacaatcacAGCCATCACCACCACAACAATTCGGAGAACAATTGTAAGACGGCCACAACGGGCTGCGAACCGCAGCAGCAGCAGCGAGGCACGCTGGAAAAGAGCATGAAAAAACATTCGGCTCTGATCAACGCGCTCAGCTGGAAGCGGTTCAGCACGTCGCAGAACAAAAAGAAGCTGGACAACGGCGGCACAACCGGCGGCGGAGGCGGCGTCAAGTCGAAGCAACTGCTGGCGGGCCGGCAACCGCTGGTGGACACTAACGCCAACGTCGACTGCGTCGGCCGGTCCAACGGCGTCCGCCGGTCGGCCACCACCACAGGGTTGGACGTGgccaacaacaacagcagcggTGGCTGCGCCGACAAGCTAGTGCCCAGGGCCACGCTGGTCCCGTCGCACACGTGCCATAACCTCGTGCCGCGGAAGACCATCATACAAGCAAGCACGTCCGAGTTGCTCAAGTGCCTGGGCATCTATTTGCACCACAAGTGCTACAAGCTCAACGATTTCCAGGCGGGCGACGCGGTCATGTGGCTGAGGACGGTGGACCGAAGTCTACTCATACAGGGATGGCAG GACGTGCCGTTCATAAACCCGGCAAATGTGGTGTTCGTGTACATGCTGGTTCGGGAGCTGGTCGACGAACGCGTGGCCACGGAACCGGAACTACAAGCCGTGGTGCTCACATGCTTGTACTTGGCGTACTCGTACATGGGCAACGAGATATCGTATCCGCTGAAACCTTTCCTGGTCGAAGACAGCCGGGACGCGTTCTGGGATCGATGTCTGGGCATCGTCCGCGCCATGTCATCCAAGATGTTGCGCATCAACGCTGAGCCCGCGTACTTCACGGAGATATTCAGCGAACTCAAAGCGTGCGGCACGCTCAACGCGGTGTTGCAGTCGGCGTGA